In the Hirundo rustica isolate bHirRus1 chromosome 2, bHirRus1.pri.v3, whole genome shotgun sequence genome, TTCCTTATTCTCTTCATCTGGATCACTGTAGGGGCACCTTATGAGGTACATGTAGGAGAGAATTGTATTGACATGGTCTTCAGCCAGGGCCCTGATGAGAACATGTGGTCTATCCAAGATATCCTCACCCATTGTTACAGTACTGTAACACCTTCAAAAAAGGACAAactataaaacatttttcagttagAGGAATACGTGTCACTGATGCATAAGTcaaaaagaaattgagaaaaatGCTAAATTCTGTTTATCTTTTAACATGTGCTTAGTTCAACcaacagattttatttcatgctAAAATATAAAGTAAGACaacaaaatggaaagagaagCGCTAAATTCCATTTGCTGCTCTTCAGGCAGTTACTAATTTCTTCCACTTTGAAAGTTCGCATTACTGCCATATCTGAATGTCACGAGCTTTTCTTCATGTCACAACTTGAGTTTTGTGATGCTTCAAGTTGAAAAGTTGTAGCTTTAATCTCTGATACTATAGATGTATCAAACTGCTGGGCACAAGGCAAGCTTCTCCCTTGCATGGAAAGAatttctgtgctgcagtcaGATCAGTCTCAGCTGTGCTGACTCCCCAGGTTCTCAAAGAGAAGCTCTACTACTATGCTATTACACAGCTCCTGTCCCAAATACCAGTGTTTGTAGGAGCTTGTTTAAAATGCATCATAAAGCAATGTTGCCCTGGAGTACCAGCCTTTTGAGTCCTGGCAGTTTAGCAACCCAGGATCTATGGTATGTGTAACATCACCACAAAATAAGCCCTGGTTTGGAACACTGAGTCACTGCAGATGACAGTGCTGTCTTGTTTGGTGGTGTGGTTTACGTTTGTGCTGTTTCTGATTCACATGACTGCATTCATAGCAGCACATCCATACAAAGATTACAGTGATCCATTGTGCCTGCTTCCAGTTTTCTTCCACTAAAAGTCTTTACTGATACTGGTAAGGTGAGTTTGAAAATACTGACATCTATCTATATGAGGTAATTATTGCACCTATTCTCTTTGAGGAAGTAATTAGAAACCAAAAGTTGCCCAGTAAAACAAGTCTATGGAAATCTTCATAAACGCTATCAAATCTTCCTGACTTTTATTCTGCTGCAATCACTGAAGCATAGCAAAAAGGATAGAGGTTGCAATATATCTCTTTGCTGTCAAACGGGTTGTATAAGAAAATGGGATGAGCTAAGTTTTCACTCCCTCTCATTCAAGTAACTGTCCTTTGCCCTTGAGAATCTTTCCCCCAAGACTGTCAGTTTTTCTTGACACTGTTTAGGGCACAGGTCCAGGAAGTTCATTGCTGGTGCAGTGGCTCCACTGCACTGAAGGTCAGTGCCCAAATACCTTCTGCagtttctttcttgcagtgatcTACAGAATGCAGCTGCAGGCTCCTTCGCCTCTGCCTTTGCCACCCTCGTCCTCTGTCCCACAGAGCTGGTGAAGTGCCGGCTACAGGCCATGCATGAAATGCAGTTGTCAGGAAAGATAATCCAGGGCCACAAGTAAGTATAAACCCTGCCCAATACCTCTGAAACCCTTGCTTGTGTATTATTTCCTCAAGTCCTGTGTTGGCTCAGTATCATATTCATAGTGCACTGCTAACCAGAGAAGAACTGTAGTAGGGAGGGTCACAGCCTGCAGACCTTCTGGGTGATAGTAAAGCTGGATGTCAGTGAAGGGCTCCCAGCAGGATCTTGCTCTAAGTCTTATATGAATTAAATTGTTTGCACAATGAGTCTCACCATTAATTGTTGCTGCAGTTGCCTATTGTTCTGTAACCTCTCATTATCTGGCTCGTAAGCATCACTAACTGGATCAACATCTCTCAGTACAGTTTGGTCAGTAGTGAAGGGTGTTATCCAGAAGGATGGTCCCCTTGGATTTTATCGTGGCCTGTCAAGCACTTTGCTGCGGGAAGTCCCAGgctatttcttcttctttggaGGGTATGAACTGAGCCGGACATTCTTTGCCTCTGGGCGATCAAAAGATGAGTTAGGTATGGTACCTTTTTTACAGGTGGGTTTCAGCATGCTGTCGTGGGGGACATAAAGGGGGGGCGTATAGTCCCTGAAGATATTCTAATGATATTGTAAAATACATGCAAAATGAAGAAAGTGAGGCATACTGAATATGGAAGGCTGTGTCTTGTGTCTACATAGTAATAAATTATTGAAGTGACCATTCTCCAATAAAGCAGGACATATCATAAATAGAGAATTAATAAAGTGAGCTAACACTACAAAACTGCTGAAATATCTGACCCCACAGTGTAACACAACTCTGAACTACTTTTTTTCAGCTGCCATTCTGAGTGATTTTGAAGCATTTAGTTGCATTCTCCTGAACAGTGTGTTCAAGTATATGCTGAACTGCATGCTGACCATTAGATGTAGTTATAATTATCATAAGGGAACACTAAGACTGAAAATTAGAAATGAAGGAAACATGGTGATGCCAGAATAAAGACTGCCTGTCTCCTGTTAAAAGTCTGAACCAGTTAGACTTTGACTTTCTTGGGGTTAGGATTTCAGCTGCGTGCATTTTAGACTTGTAACAAAACACTTACAAACATCTGATCTGAAATACAAAATCAGGGTACAACATGAAAGAAATGACTGACCACAAAGTAACTCTACTATACCAAATAAATCTCTGTATATGTGATTAGTAACACCATACTCTAAACCATTTCACAATTAACCTTGGAATGTGATTACAAGTGTTATAAAGTAAATTTAGTTAATACAGTCAAAATTGAATTCTGAGTTATCATTTTTTAGCATGGCCAGTAATCTAAGAGACATTCTTTATAATCTTTGAGTTTCTAGTTAAGATTTGTAATTTACCAGTGGCTTGAAATTAACTTAAAGGTTAGTAAGAGACCAAACTGCTCTTTTGCCATATGCAAATTCCTCTGTTCTCTTTGAATCCTGTATATGAAATAATGTTATATTTCATGAATATTGTGGCATATAAAAGCATATTTCTTAACTTTTAGGTCCCATTCCTTTATTACTAAGTGGAGGTTTTGGAGGCAGCTGTCTGTGGATTGCTGTGTATCCTGTGGACTGTGTCAAATCTAGAATTCAGGTTCTTTCAATGGCTGGAAAACAGGCAGGCTTTATGGGAACATTTGTGACTGTTGTGAGAACTGAAGGTGAGTATGCAAGCAGATCAACTGAACCTATAGGGCTGCAGACTGAATTCTATACCCTCCAATACCCCAAATCACTTAAGAAACCTAGTGATAGTGTGTTAGAGACAGACTAACTGTTTCTAGcaaataaatatctactttcaTGTAGTGTGGAAATCTTGGAATCTAAAAACTGAGACCTACTTCATCTTTCCTGCCTCTTGGTTCAGAAGATAATTCACTTAAACCTAACAGAAGCTTACTATGCATTAAAAGCAGATAATGAAATGGGCTCTATTACCTGTGACCAAACCTATACATGAAAACTGAAGGAACTAGGTAACTTCCATGCAGAAGTTTTCTTTACCTCTAGAAGTTAATATATGGCTGAGGATTGATTTATCAAACAGTCCTACTCAGCCTGGCAACTTCAGGCATCTACCTCAGCATCTTCTCTCTGGAAAAAGCCTGTGGCAGGCACTGTGGAAGAGGGTCTAAGAATAGATGTGGCAGCTGATATGAATCCTGGCCCCATTGCTAGGTAAGATGCTCATCAGAACTGGAGTCTGACTTGGGGCACAGCTCTAACATAGTCCTGCTACCCCCTTTCCAGCTGTGGTACAGCCACTGTCAAGTTATCTCAGCTTGTCATGCCTGAAATAAGCATCTAGCATAAGCTCACATGGCTAAACTCCTGTTACAACATTAGATACTCCCATATCAATATCTGGTACCACTGCAATCAGTAGGTATAGCAGTGAGTTCAGCTCTCTGTGTTCATGCTGCTCTAAGCAGAAACATTGCTTCAGTATCCTTCAGAGGTAAGAGCACAGTGGTTGATGCAGACAGTCACTTTATTAAAGTGCTAACTAGCTCTGGTTTCATTTCCAGGCGTGCTTGCCTTGTATTCTGGACTAACGCCAACTATGATCCGTGCATTCGTGGCCAACGGGGCACTGTTCCTTGCCTACGAGTACAGCAGGAAACTTATGATGAAACAAATTGATTCTTACTGAAACTATCTAGCAGACGAAGAACAAGAGATTGTTTCAAGgtcatttaaataaatgatgAAAAACACATAGATCACATGATGGTCTGAGCAGAACCAAATCAGTGGCCTAATTTTAGGAAGGCAACTCCAGTTTAAGATTTGTAATCTTTTAAAATCAGGTGATTTTATGGAGATGTGTACATGCTGCTTGAATTGCACAAGCAGAACTATCTCCCTCTTACAGATTCTGCACTAGGTACACTGCATGTCATAAATGTCTTTCCTGACCTGTAATGgtgctaaaaatatttacattgaCCTGTGGGGTTTAATGTAACATGCAAGAGGAGGTTATCATTTGTCTACAGCAAAGCACTGGTTTCAAAACTGTGCTGCAGTTGTGACCTTTTGCTGTGGTTGCTGATGTCTGACACAAAATAATGTCAGTTCTTGTCTAATCTTGCTGAGTGTAGATGACTTGGACATACCCCCTCAACCAGGAAcacctttccttctccagctaCACCcctgtccttctccagctccctgctgctctgtgactTGCTAAGGTCATAGCAGAGGGTGTCTGACTTAAATACTGTGACCCAGTGAATGGGTTTATAAAAGTAGGATGCATTAACCCCCTACCTTATAGGAGACCTAGAGCCTGAGATACACCTGTATTTTTGATAAAAGAAGCACAGTAACAACATGAAGGAGGCTATGCTGCATTGTATTGTTTTCTAAGTCCTTTCAAGAAGTGCTGGAGTATGCTAAGCACCACTTAACATAAGGAACACTGCTGGAAAtagctgctgcctctgagctCAGAATTGTAACTTTGTGCAGGCTCCCACTTAGCTCACCTTGGTGTGAATGAGGCCACATGCTGGAAGGATAGGAAGCTGAAGAGGAACAGAAAGTGAGCACTGAGTTGTTAACTGACACCATGGTCTCTGACATAGCAGTCTTACTGGGGCTGGAGTCTTGCCACTTGCTGTGCCTCTTCAGCTGAGTGGAAAAGCTCATATGACTGGATACCTTGTATCACCTTCAGGCCTGGAGGGCATGGCCTGCTTGGTCATGCTACTTGATTAAATATGGAGTTAGTATTACCCAAAATGATACAGTGACACCTCTTCCCAATGCCACTTTTGCTCTACAAGTAGAATGCTCCTTGTACAAGCATGCTTCGCTTTGTAAGAAGCAGCCACTGCCTTATCCTGGAATAAGTTGAGCAGGACTTAGAACAGCACAAATTTGTCCTAGAGTTGTACAGATGCTGCCTGGGTGCTCTAAGTGCAGCCCACCAGTGTGGGGGCAGTGGGGCCCACAGACAGAGCCCTTTAACCTGCTGAGATCATCACAGCTACATTGAGAGTACATCTTATCACAGCAACCACATTTGTCAGTGACAGActacaggcagagctggaacaaCCTAGTTTTGCATGTTACAGCTTCCCTTTTAGATCCCAGAAATAGGAACAAGCTTTAGGCGTAGATGAAATCACCTCATTACCTGCTGCCTCTTGCAGTAGAGCCAGAGTGCACTTAAACGGGCTCATTCCTTACTTTGTTGCAGCATCTTTGACAGAAGAAGGTTGCTGCAGCTCCACAAAATCTTTTTGCTCTTCCACCCTCCAAATGCAGAGAGAATAACTCATTTCCCTTTCATACACTATGAGAAAAGGCAGTTAAAGCAGGACATGGCTGAAGAATCTTCCGTGTCTATTGCACCAATACCCCTTGACTGGTACACTGGGGGCAGCACTACTCTGCATTGCCAGTACTTTAAAAGGAATTTATACCAAATGTTTAAATGATTCAGGCAGGAAGATGAGGCTTTAAAGAGTTGTTAGACCTCCCCTTCTTTTCAAAGTTGTCTAGCTAAGAGAAATAGTATATTTGCACATGTTTCTGAGAGTTATGAAAAGGTGAGGACAGACTCCACCTCAGTGGAATACTTCAATCTATTTCTTAGATTtgtctttgctttcattttttaaagctcaTGGTTGCagtttttaatacaaaaattgAAGCTTCAAGAGAAGCAGGGTATTTAAAACAACCTACAGCAAGAAGCTGGTGGAATTTTTGAGAGTTTACCTTGTGAAGTTGATGTAAGCAGTAATTTTTCCATTCAGACCTGCTTAAGCTGTACATGTGTATCAGTTGTTCAGCTAAAAACTTCATAATGTTGGTAGAGGAAGTCACAGAAATAAAGTTTCATTTGATTAACTGAGTACCTGATGACTGTTTATGCCATTTAGCGAGCTCATGTAgctgagaaacaaaaaggaTGAATTCAGCATCACCATCTCTctggaattaaagaaaaaaagctttatatAATCAATGAACATATAAAGCCCTCAAAACTGAGGGAAAGGGGGCAGCAGAGTAAGGCGCTGAAACAACTGCTGATTTTACATCTATGGAAAATGAAACCCCTAGTTCAGCACTTGGCCTGTTGCTTTGTTAGTACCACAGTCAGTTCTAGTATTAGGGTTCACCTCAAATTCCAAGTTTCTAGATTAGTATGATATAGGCTGTAAAGTTTTCTGTCAAAAGAATGCCAGGAGTCAGCATAGGTCATCTAAATTCCACATATATATAAGGGATGAATGTCCACTACCCTGTGAAGGTCAGTGAAATAGGGAGGCAAGGCCTATTGTTACCCTCTTCTGAGCAGTGGTGCCTGGATCTCCAAAGAGAAACATGGGACATCCCTTGTACTGCTATTTTGTTCTTCATTCCTGcttacacattaatttttacTTAACTGCATGTGCTTCAACTAGAAAAATCTGACTTACTGTTACAGCCTCCGCTGCTGCTGCTATCTGAGGAAACTGGCTTACTCCCTAAGCAGGAACATGGGTCACCTTAGGTGCCCTGCCAACTATACCAAAGGGCATCCTAGGACAGAGATATCCAATTGCCTGAGCTAAGCCAAAATGAACTTGGCCATCAGCCACTTGTAGCTGCAATAGAAGGGTATCCTTTTTTAGCCCCTAGCCACACTCACATGGACACTGAGGTAAATACATAGCAATAGCAGAAGCTGAGCCCACACATGGTGTCCTTCATAGTACATAACTACTTCAAGTAAGCACAGGGAAGGTAAATGACCTCTCAGCTTATTTCATTGACTGGATAGCTATGTCTCTTCCACTTTTTGGTTCCCAACACAAAAAAGACTAAGGAAGCAGCAGAACCAAAAAGCTAACATCTCAACACATTTCACACAAATAAAGGCACAGCCTACAAGAGGAGCTGCACTGGTGAGAGTAGTTGGAAGAATAAGCATTCTGGAAGTTTGTGCATTACAGGTCTTAGTACTCAACTCAAGAGGAGCCAGTGAGCATTTGCATTATTTGCTCAAATGATATGCAGGTATTAAGGCAGCCACACTAACTGATCCTAGGCAGCTGGAATGCTCAGGAGCTGATGAGAGCCAGACAGACCTTTGGGCAAGTGGCCATTGCAGACTTTGTGGGGATGTACAGCAGTAgaaaagcagctccagcctccacAGGCAGCTCTCAAGgtgttgctcaaagccctgcaTCACTGATTACTGATGAAGAGCAATTCAATACCAAGGCTTCTGCTCAAGAAGCAACAATCCAACAGAGGGAGattaatatttcttcctcaaAATTCCCATATTCTACTGATCGGTGGAAAAGTCCAGTGCTGAGGGAGTCATGTCAGGTTTTCCCAGTCTCATGCAGACTGCTGGTCTTCATCCACCATCATGCTAATGGCTCATGCTTAAAAACACATAACTGCCTTAGATTACTCAAACAGGAATTAGCTGTATGCAGAGATATCTAAGCTCCAAGGATCCAGCAGCCCTTGATGTAACAGTCAACTGACATTAAGTAACTCTTGAGAGTATTTTTGCCCTGCACAACAGAACTTCATGTACCTTTATTTGAGAAGTTGTATCTACACAAATACATTATGTACATCCAAATGGCACTGCTTCACTTTATACTGAAACAGCAAGACATTCTCCAGGAAAGAGATGAATTTTACATGCTTCCCTTCTTTCAGATTTCCCTTATGGATCAATAAAATTCACCTCCACAGCAAATGTCTCGCTATAGACTTTCCATGTTTTAGACTTGTGAGGGTTATCCAGCTCATTCCTGGGAAGGTAGAGTCTGAAAGACAAAATTCAGTAGCATATCTTACAGCCTAAGACATGCTTTTCCCTTTTAGCCAGCTGAAAGACCTGGCTCAGCCCTAGAACATCAAATACAGCCCCTGACCTTGCATTTAAACAGACATCAGCCATCCCTGCAGTTTTGCACCTTATGTAGTCTCAGAAACAAAGTCAACCAATGGGTTCGTGGGTCAGcaccccaccaccctcccagagACCCACAGTGcaagacagagaaattaatattGCATTCAGCTCAAGGACTCCTAATATGATACAAGTGCCAGGAATTTAATAACCAACCCTCCTAAAGGCAGTAATTTGATTCAGTATTCAACCTCATCAGGCACATTCTCCAGTTTTAATGTTTACCAAATTCACATCTAGTTATCACTACAAAGCACTTGCACGTCAGCCATGTCTGAATTAGAGAAACAGAAGCACTGCCTTCACAGCTGTTTCACTTCTGATCACACCTAGTCCACTTCAGGTTTACCAGAAGGTCTGggcagaaagggagaaaaggtaGCCTAGTGGGGCATCCTCCATAGTTCTGGAGGAAacaaacacttcagaaaaaccCTCAAGATAGCAATGTTGCAGGGCTATCAGACAGCTGGCATACATTTCTCCTGGCACTAGCTTGGGTCTAATTGGTCTGCAAGATCAAGACTACAAGGTGCATTGCTGGCTGAGCATATTAAGTTAACTGTCACAAACAGACTCATGGCTACCGCTCCTCAGGTTCTGACAAGTTCAGTTAagtaaaaactgttttctttctattccAGTCATGGAGAATACAGTAATTATATCTCATATGCCAAGTTCACTGTTCCTCTACCTAAATCTGCCAAGCAAGGCAGACCAAAAATAAGGCTCTTTTGTCTCTGCATTTCTACATCACTCCCAAAGCAAGGTAGACAAGCCCAACTTTCACCAGCTGGGGCTTGTCCAGGTTTTCCAGTCTCACCAAGCAAAATCACTATAGCTTCTAACTCTATGAAAAGCATGAGAAGCCCTAAGAGGGCCTTTCTTTGTGATCCCAAGCATCAGTACCTCTAACTGTGATCTTAATGTCTGCCTGCTAAGCTACTGAGTTCCTGCTTCTCAGGCAGCCATACTGTAAGAGGATGGCAGATTCAAATAGTTAGCATTACACTTTCTAATTCAAATTCATTAACAATGGTTAGAGAGCACCAAGGAAATAATCCAATGGTTTAAGATAAAAAGCTCCCctatgtttaaaatatttgtcacaGCGCAAGCAACTGCCTGTTCACAAGTTACAGTTGAGGATCAAAGACCAGTACCACATGGAAGTTAGCTGGCTGATCACACATCTCTTATCTCAGCTTTCAGTACTATGTTTATGATGTTTCAGCTCTATGCAGACACCAGAAGTTGGGAACTGAAGGCATTCATTATGATCACTTACCTGTTATTTTCAATAAAGGAAGTGTTGAACCAGAAAAAGAATGGGCAGTCATCATAGCCTTTTGGGACAGCCTAAACACAAACAACACCTTTGTTTAAGGACTGTGTTACACAATACAACTTTGTAGAGTTAGGGTACCCACTTTTCTTCACTAATTTGGTTTACAAAACTGCAGTGCCAGAATCTACAGTACACTTGAAGAGCTCAATATCATACACAGATCACCATTTGCACTGCAATTATTTCAGTACCAAGTCACTCAATACAATCAGGTGAGACCCCTACGGTTAGTAGCAGCAGGTACTGAACTAAGATGCCTGTTTGAACAGCCTGGTGATTCCACTGCTTGCCTTGGCTGATGTTACACCACTTGCTGCACCCCTCACTGCACAGTGAGACACAGCAGGAGTCACTGGGGAGGAACAGATTCTGCCCCATGCTGCCCAGCAGGACGTGCTCAGGCAGGACCCACTGCAGTTCACACTGCAGCCTCTCCCCATACCCACCTGAAGGTCTTCACACCAGTATACTTACAGAATTGCATTCAAATCTGACTTTCACATCGCCACTCAGAACAGGGCAGTCTTCCAAGCCAATGACTACAGAGTCACTTTCAGAATCAAAGAAGAGCTGGGTAACAGAATAAGAATTTGTTTTATGAAAGTTTCTGCAGCAAGACAAGGGACCAATTCATGACAAGACCTAACTACTCATTCATAGTACACAAATACAACAGCAGTGCTAGAATAACAGACAACAGTTTGAGCTGCTCAGGACAGAGTATTTGTCCAGCACTATTTGTATTTAAGCAATTCCCAAGGCAATCTTTCACTATCTTACTGCTCCATTTCCTAGGATTTGGTAAAGTTTAGCTTTTTCATCCTCTTTGAATTTACATCATCCATTTAGTTAAACTAGACAGAAATTGAATATCAGACATAACACTAAGATACTTAACCTATAAATCAGTTTTGGGCTCCTGTGACTCAACTCATGTGTCTTCATAGTACTCACCTTGCAGTTTTTTTGATTGGCACATACACACTGTAGTACAACTTGCTTCCTTGTAATTATCTGCACCTTCATATCAGTTCCATTGCCTTTCCCAACTCCTAGGAACAAAATTATACCAGAGGCATAGACATTAGCTAGAAACATAAGTTATCATGAAAACCAAGTGCAATCCCATTCAAAAGTGCCTTCTTTCCAGAATGCCTTGCTCAAGACTCTAGAGAACTCAAATGCTAAAGGTAAGACAGGATTCAGTGGctgaaaattgcattttgaaGCTCTCCCCACTAGGGGAACAGGCTAATGTAAAATCTAGTTCCATTTACCGAACAATAACAGCAGTTTGAACTCCCCTGGAACAAGGAGCACTTCCAGCCTTTGATCAAGTTTACCAGTACATAGGTAACTGTAATTGGCAGTATCTAAAGCTCAGAAACATTAGTGGATCCAGTTCCACATGGGGAGTTAGTCTCACTTAAGAAATTATTCCCCTTCCAAAAAAGAGCAGGTTGTATGTGAGCCGTTATTTGGTCAGACATCTAGAAAGTGACGCAACACAGAGCAACTGATTACAAAACACTCCTCATTGTGTCCTGTGTCATTTAAATTCTGAAATCCCAGTAAGTCTACATTCCTATCATGGGCTTAGTCAGAGAGACAGTTATCAGCTGCCTGTAATAGGAAACTATTACCAGATAGAGGAAGGCCCAAATACAAGAGTTCTTACCATGTATAGTGTggattttgaggttttttattttgagttGTCTCTCTGGTGGGAGTTTCAAGTTATACTTGTTTTTCAGGATCTCATAATACCCAACATACCTACTCTGTAATGCAAAAAAGCCCAGATACATTATGCAGTTTCTGTACCCAACATAGATTAATTCTAGGCAGAAGTAGGATTTAAATAGATATTTTACTCCAAGTTTTTAGCCCTTCAAAGTCCAAagttaagaagaaaaacaactgttcttcttccctttcccagctgaaaCAATCTTCTAGACAAATTCAACATCAACATTTTTAACCAgcatttaaatttcatattttaggaagAATCCTGGACTTTTTAGTTCAGCAAGAAGTGAGGTGCTTTTCTATTGTAGCCCTAAGAGGCTGAATGTTTAAGCATAcaagcattttcattttactgaAGGACAGCTATATATTTTATACCAGCAATTGTAAGTACCTGTCACCAGATTCACCTCCCAACATTGCGTCACGCAGAACAGTAAATAAACATGTGCGAAACTGTGGTCTGAGGCAAAAACTTGTGTAGTATTTCCCAGTGAATGCAGTCTGCAGAAGATCCATTTCTCCACCCAAGCCAAATCAGCACCATGGCCCAACCCCAGCCTAGGCTGCAGGCTTCTGAGCACCCTTGTTAAACAGTCCAATTGCCTTACAGTGTCAGGCTCCTGTGAGGGTGCCCAGACATGCTGTGGAAGCTGCATCTGTGCCAATAACCTAGACCTGACCACACACCTCTGTCCAGGTCACCCTGCTTGAACAGTGGGCTTGGACTGAAAGCATTCCCAAACTCAAGAATTCTGTTGTTATCCTAGATAGTATACTTCAGATCTGACATTATCATGCAGAAAAAGGTgtaagggaaaggagaaagatgCAGGGCAACCATGCCAGGTTGTCATACAGGGAACCTACATCTGAAACGAGGCAGGAGAGGTGGGGTAGCATAAGCACTCACAAGGTTAGTATTGGTTTGACTGCTGCTCCTGAACCTGCTCAAGCTTACCTGTGAGGGAGTTTCAACTCCTTGAAACTTGGTACTTGTGCTTCTATCAGTTCTTCTCTCCCCAAAGTAGTCCAAACTTTCCTACACAGGATGATAATTTCAAGGGTTAAGCTATCCATCCCACTACCATTCCCCTTCTTGAGAAGTGGATAGTAAACTAGAACCACACTACTCAAGTCCAGTAAAGGAATGCAAATGGAAATATGCAATAGCTGTTCTGGTACCTTCTAAAGGCAACTTTTACTGACAAGAAGAAAGTACTAATTAGGAAGTCAGACACATAAATCTGCCATTCGTGAAAGAGTGAAGGAGAGCAATATGATAATTGCTTTAGAACCATCTATATTTCTCAAGGGGTCTGTGGCAGACCAAGCTGAACACTAGTTCATATCTTTACAAAGGAAACTCAGAGGAAAACA is a window encoding:
- the SLC25A15 gene encoding mitochondrial ornithine transporter 1 produces the protein MINSAVQAAIDLTAGAAGGIACVVTGQPFDTAKVKMQTFPNMYKGLVDCFVKTYKQVGFRGFYKGTTPALVANIAENSVLFMCYGFCQQIVRRIVGVDRKTKLSDLQNAAAGSFASAFATLVLCPTELVKCRLQAMHEMQLSGKIIQGHNTVWSVVKGVIQKDGPLGFYRGLSSTLLREVPGYFFFFGGYELSRTFFASGRSKDELGPIPLLLSGGFGGSCLWIAVYPVDCVKSRIQVLSMAGKQAGFMGTFVTVVRTEGVLALYSGLTPTMIRAFVANGALFLAYEYSRKLMMKQIDSY